Genomic segment of Arachis stenosperma cultivar V10309 chromosome 4, arast.V10309.gnm1.PFL2, whole genome shotgun sequence:
AAGTCCGCAATAAACAAGCTCTTGCTTGGGGTATCGGAATCAGAGGCGTCTGATATTGATGATGAAGATCACATCATTGTTCATGAAGTTGTCTCAGATTCAGATACTGTTTCGTCGCTATCTACAATGGAATCTACAGAGTCTTTTGCTTCTGCTTCTGCTAGCATGGCAGAACTTGACAGCCCCTCTAACTTGTCAGATCAAGATAACTGAATTTTTCAGGTAGGCATGAAATTTTGAGAAACATGTACTTGGCCCTAGTTATCCATTTGCAGTTTCAAAATTGTAGCTTCTGGTGTTAACCGGTAGAAACCATCAATTGTGTTGTAAGAGAGTTAGGCATGCTCAAAAACCTGCATCACTAACTATATTTATCtgtatatttttgaaaaggtgGATTGGGTTGTGGGAGTAAGGGAGGTACTCCACTATTTTCTTAGAAATATCTCCAATTATCCATCACAAACACAGGTTTAAAGCAACCCGACCATAGTATTAGACTATTAGTGACAGATAAGAAGAGGAAGACATAGTTATGATAATTTTCATTTGCAAGTATTAGTATGTGCGTATAAAGATACCTAGCTTACATGCTTTCATTTCAAAGATGGCTTCATTAAATTTTCATACACCCACCCCACCTTTCATTAAATTTCAAAGATCATTTACTTCTTCAATTTCTAGAGGCTCAGTCTCATTATCTTCCAAAGACCTGCCCATAGTTTCTTTGGTGAAAAAAGTGGTGATAACCACACCAACTATGCACACTCCTCCAAGTATGCACAATGATGGAGTCATTCCAATTCCTACAGGAAACCCCTCTCGATCTTCATTCTTGCCATGAGACGCCCATAGAAACCCTACCGATCCGATGATCGCACCAATCTTGCCAGCTGCCCCGGAAATACCGTTACATGTTGACCTAAACCTGGCCGGAAAAAGCTCCGCTGGGACTATAAATGTCGTGGTGTTGGGTCCAAAATTAGCGAAAAAGAAAGCAACACAATACAGGACCAATAAACCATATTTGTTCCTTTCTTTGGTCCAGAATGAATCATAATTAATCCCTATGGCAAAAAATGCCAATGCCATGAAGAAGAAACCCATCATTTGGATCTTAACTCTTCCGATACGGTCAATGAAATACACCGAGAAGAAGTAGCCGGGGATGGTGGAACATGCAGTAATTATTGCTTGGAGCTTAGCAATATCAATGGCTTCTTGATACACATCTAGCTTATCTGTGTTTTTGAATTTGTATATTTTAGATTGGAAAAGAATGCTGCTGTAGAAAACAGTGTCCACCAGAAACCAATTAAAGGTGCAAGCAAAGAGATCAGAACCATGTCTACGAAAAAATTCTTTAGAAAACAGAGCGTAATTAGAGCGTGGACGTAAGTTTTCTTCAACAATCTGAGCGAGTGAGATATCCATCACTTTCTCCATGTCATTTGCTGCTTGCATCACGTTTTGTTCCACTAGCGCTGTGTACCTGATGATCACATTCTACTTTAGAATTTTATACTTGAGTCAAATCTACTATTGTGTAAAGGAGAGAGTTGGTAAAGTGATAAATAAGTGGTTAATTACTCTTATATTAAAATAGTGGGACTCATATATAACGAAAGTTACAAATTCAATAGTAATTCACCATTCGTTTTATTGTGGGTTTCTTTGGTGTAATTCATGGGTCACATAGgatttcttttcaattttggagcaaaatttatttaaaagaagagtaaaccaataaaaaactaaaaatgcaTTCGAATTATTCTGTTGCTGACAAAAATGTTTCTAAATTTTGTTATAGATAAAATTAtcatcaaattatttaaaaacgTGATAAAAATGCACATTCATAAACTAAAATGTTTTATGTTAACGGAAAAAAAATGATGTGACAAACTAGCTTCTTATGTAAAAAGtgagattttgaaattagcaaGTGAATTACGTTATGCGTCAACTCAAGCTTTCATACGTTCAACGTGACTGAAACAAAGGCTCAAAAATCTCAAATCTTGGGCATGCGTTTAACTCACTCTCCATGCGTTGAATGCACCTCTTGGGGCCAACCTCCAGGGCCTCTTAAGTCCTTCACTAATCTCTCCACACCTCTAAGCACTTGATGGGATGATTAAAGATTAAGCATAAGCCCATGATGTCAAGCATTAATTGTTAATTATGAAGAGAATCACCTAGCTTAACTTGAAAGGAAAAACTATACGAAaaacgttaattagattaaatttgattttgtgTTATTTTGATTGAGTTTTGAATGCTAAATCTTAAGTTTAGGGTTAGTATTTAAGAGGATAAGAGACACACATGTGAGCTTCTTCCTTCCGCCATTTTCAATTCATAGTTTTTGTTTCCTTTGGACCATGAGTAACTAATCTTTTCTGTTAAAATTACGAGGTTTGTTTATTTTAATGGACTAAtgttatagtttttttttttcacttttgatTAATGTATTGATGTTTTATTAAGAAACaagttttcgttctttatcacAAGGGTTTGAATGTATTAGGAAATAGTTCTAATCcaaattgaattttattattaacttGGAAAAGTTAGTTATTggaattaagcttgaaaacttCTTCTCGCAATTCTTTAAGCTTTAAAATTAGTATGATAAGTGACATTAAATCAACTAGGTTTAGTTCTTAAGAATTGTGTGGTTTTGAATCGATAAATGTGCCTCATCTCTTATCATAATCGATTGATTAAGGAATTGACGATTTGTTAgttaagagaaattgaatcactaAGGGCTTGGGGTTTGATTAACTATGATTGGCCATAGATATATCTTTGCATGATCAAGATAGCTAGTGAAAAGCATTCTTCCTGAAGTCTAAAAATCTCCAAAATCTTAACCGTTTACAAGCTACTTTCATTTAATTCTCTGTTTTTAGATACTGAATATCTCTAAACCCTAATTTTCAATTGTCTAAATAGAATAATCAGTTAATTATTACTTGCTTAGTCCATTAATCCTCGTGAGAATGATAACACACTCACCGTGGCATTACTTGATATGATTCGGTGCACTTGTCGAGTTTGACAAAAgtccatcaagtttttggcatgCCAGGATTAATTGAGATTAACAACAAACCAGTTAATTGATTACCTAGATTagacttttttttcttttgtgtttATCACTTCGCTGGGAATTTCCTTCACTCTGAcgtagaaaattttaatttttcttattgtATGTGTGTTTATGCAGGGTAATAAGCATAAAAAACTTTCCACTTTAATCCAGAGATTAAATGAATACTATTGCGAATAAGAAAGAAATCTAGAGATCAAAGAGAAGAAGTTGAAGTAGTGGAAGAAGTAGAAGAGTTTGAGGAGCAAGGCACAATGACAGACAATACCAACAATAATGCCAATGCTAGGAGGACTCTTGGGTCTTTCACCAAACCCACTTTTGAAAATTGTGAAAGCAGCATAGTTGCACTTGCTGTGAAGGCTAATAACTTTTAATTGAAGTCTCAACTCATCTCCTTGGTGCAACAAAGACAATTTAGTGGGAGCCCTTAACAAGATCCGAATATGCACATCTCCACCTTTTTTCAgatttgtgacacagtcaagactaatggagtCTCTGCCAAAGCCTATCGATTGAGGCTATTTCTATTCTCTGTGAGGAACCGAGCCAAATAGTGTCTCCAGACCCAGTCTCTgaaaagtatatcaacatgggaTGATTTGGTTAATAAATTCATAACTAAATTCTTTCCACCATAGAAGTTGGCAAAGTTGAGATATGATATTTATACTTTCACACAAAAGATGGAGAATCTCTCTATGAAgtctgggagagatacaaagaAATGCTAGGGAGGTGTCCCCAAGATATGTTCTCTGATTGGGTTCAACTCCAAATCTTTTATGATCGAATCACTCATGCTTCTAGGAATTTATTGGACTCCTCAGCTGGAGGATCCATACACATGAAGACAACTGAAGAAGCCTTGGAATTAATTGAGATAGTGGCCAACAATCAATACTTGTATTCCTCAGAAAGAATAATGAAGAAAAGAGTGATAGAATTAGACACACTAGACACTATTTTGGCACAGAATAAAGTTATGTCCCAACAAATCAGTGCACTCACTACACAACTAGGACACATGCAAGTTTAGCAGTGGAAACACAAGGCATCACCTGTGACATAGGTGGATAAACCCATCAAAGTAAAGTCTTTCAAAGTGAAGATTGTGAGCTACTCAACCATGATAAAGCCTCTATTGAATAAGTGAACTacatgaaaaatttttttaggcCATCACACAATGACCCATTTTTCAAAACTTACAATcctggatggagaaatcaccataactttggGTGGGGTAATCAAGGCCAAAGAAACAACAACTTTAACAATTTTAATACTCCTTAccaacaacaaccacctccCACAAAACCATCCCAAAACCCTCAAAAGCCCTTCCCTCTTGAAAGTGATATGGAGAAACTCTCTCAATACATTCACATTTATCCAAAAAATCTCAAAAGTTATACAAGAAACTAGAGCCAATTTCAAGAATTAAGaagcctccattagaaatttagaagTGAAGTGGGCTAACTTGTCAAGCAATTTACTTAGACACCGACAAATGCTTTCTCCAGTGACACCATTCCAAATCCAAGAGAAGAGTATAAGGCCATTAATTTGAGAAGTGGAGAGGTGATGGGTAAAGAAGTCATAAGCACTGACAAGCAATCTGAAGAAGCCATGGAGAAAACTAATCATCAGGAAAAACATGCCACTGCACCTCCAATTCAAGCTCCAAAAGAGAA
This window contains:
- the LOC130973892 gene encoding probable inorganic phosphate transporter 1-9 yields the protein MARTRLKVLSTLDTAKTQYYHFKAIIITGMGLFTDAYDLFSITVVIRMIGRVYYSDHHNGQNKYKTPPVVESALVAVALIGTVIGQLVFGRLGDLKGRRWVYGLALLLMIFGSLGCGFSICIRRACVLLSLGFFRFLLGLGIGGDYPLSSTIMSEFANKKTRGSFIATVFSMQGFGILASATVTIVVCSIFRRAAGSDNHTPGRPPATADFAWRLILMLGSIPAALTYYWRMLMPETARYTALVEQNVMQAANDMEKVMDISLAQIVEENLRPRSNYALFSKEFFRRHGSDLFACTFNWFLVDTVFYSSILFQSKIYKFKNTDKLDVYQEAIDIAKLQAIITACSTIPGYFFSVYFIDRIGRVKIQMMGFFFMALAFFAIGINYDSFWTKERNKYGLLVLYCVAFFFANFGPNTTTFIVPAELFPARFRSTCNGISGAAGKIGAIIGSVGFLWASHGKNEDREGFPVGIGMTPSLCILGGVCIVGVVITTFFTKETMGRSLEDNETEPLEIEEVNDL